One genomic region from Lathamus discolor isolate bLatDis1 chromosome 9, bLatDis1.hap1, whole genome shotgun sequence encodes:
- the RPL36A gene encoding large ribosomal subunit protein eL42: MVNVPKTRRTYCKKCGKHQPHKVTQYKKGKDSLYAQGKRRYDRKQSGYGGQTKPIFRKKAKTTKKIVLRLECVEPNCRSKRMLAIKRCKHFELGGDKKRKGQVIQF, encoded by the exons ATG GTGAACGTCCCGAAAACCCGGCGGACCTACTGCAAGAAGTGCGGCAAGCACCAGCCGCACAAAGTCACCCAGTACAAGAAGGGGAAGGACTCGCTCTACGCCCAGG GAAAAAGACGCTACGATAGGAAGCAGAGCGGCTACGGAGGCCAGACAAAGCCCATCTTCCGTAAGAAG GCTAAGACTACGAAGAAGATTGTGCTGAGGCTGGAGTGTGTGGAGCCCAACTGCAGGTCCAAGAGGATGCTGGCAATTAAGAGGTGCAAGCACTTTGAGCTGGGAGGAGACAAGAAGAGAAAG GGCCAGGTGATCCAGTTCTAA
- the GLA gene encoding alpha-galactosidase A, translated as MMAAERQGLRWALLAAAGMAAVLALDNGLARTPPMGWLHWERFLCGTDCGTDPHRCVSERLFVEMADVMVAEGWRDAGYEFICIDDCWMAPTRDEHGRLQADPKRFPSGIRKLADYVHSKGLKLGIYSDVGNKTCAGFPGSYNHYDLDAQTFASWGVDLLKFDGCNSDTLELLAEGYRRMSLALNRTGRSIVYSCEWPFYLRPMKQPNYTEIKQYCNHWRNFFDVYDSWSSIKSILDWTALHQDSIVKIAGPGGWNDPDMLVIGNFGLSWDQAVTQMAMWAIMAAPLFMSNDLRHISPEAKWLLQNKEVIAINQDPLGKQGYQITKDKNFELWERPLSGQAYAVAVLNQQEIGGPRNFTFPLTFLGNGLACNPACSVWQVLPGSRACGVYSWVSSLSVEVNPTGTVLLKVVAL; from the exons ATGATGGCGGCGGAGCGGCAGGGGCTGCGCTGGGCGCTGCTGGCAGCCGCGGGCATGGCGGCGGTGCTGGCGCTGGACAACGGGCTGGCGCGGACGCCGCCGATGGGCTGGCTGCACTGGGAGCGCTTCCTCTGCGGCACCGACTGCGGCACCGACCCGCACCGCTGCGTCAG CGAGCGGCTCTTTGTGGAGATGGCCGATGTGATGGTTGCTGAGGGCTGGAGGGACGCGGGCTACGAGTTCATTTGCATTGATGACTGCTGGATGGCCCCAACGCGGGATGAGCACGGCAGGCTCCAGGCTGACCCGAAGCGGTTCCCCAGCGGGATCCGCAAGCTGGCTGACTAC GTCCACTCCAAGGGTCTCAAGCTGGGAATCTACAGCGATGTCGGGAACAAGACGTGTGCTGGCTTCCCTGGCAGCTACAACCACTATGACCTGGATGCCCAAACTTTTGCCTCCTGGGGTGTGGACCTGTTGAAGTTTGACGGCTGCAACTCTGACAcgctggagctgctggcagaag GTTACAGACGCATGTCTCTGGCCCTGAACAGGACTGGAAGGAGCATTGTGTACTCCTGTGAGTGGCCTTTCTATCTGAGGCCCATGAAGCAG CCCAATTACACAGAGATCAAACAGTACTGCAATCACTGGAGGAACTTCTTTGATGTCTATGATTCCTGGAGCAGCATCAAGAGTATCTTGGACTGGACAGCACTTCACCAGGACAGCATTGTGAAGATAGCTGGGCCAGGGGGCTGGAACGATCCTGACATG CTGGTGATTGGAAACTTCGGGCTGAGCTGGGATCAGGCAGTGACTCAAATGGCCATGTGGGCTATCATGGCAGCTCCCCTCTTCATGTCCAACGACCTGCGGCACATTAGTCCGGAGGCCAAGTGGCTGCTCCAGAACAAAGAGGTGATTGCCATCAACCAGGATCCACTGGGCAAGCAGGGATACCAGATCACCAAG GACAAGAACTTTGAGCTGTGGGAGCGGCCCCTGTCTGGCCAAGCCTATGCCGTGGCAGTGCTGAACCAGCAGGAGATTGGGGGACCCCGAAACTTCACCTTCCCCCTCACCTTCCTTGGCAATGGGCTGGCCTGCAACCCAGCGTGCTCTGTGTGGCAGGtcctgccaggcagcagggccTGCGGGGTGTACAGCTGGGTGTCCTCCCTGAGCGTGGAGGTCAACCCAACAGGCACTGTGCTGCTCAAAGTAGTGGCACTATAG